CGACGAGCGGCTGCCGTACTGGGCCGACGTGTGGCCGTCGTCCATCGCGTTGGGCGAGCGGCTGCTGCAGGAGCACGGCGCCGGCTGCTCGCTGCTCGAGCTGGGGTGCGGCGTGGGCGTGGTGGCGCTCGCGGCGGCGCGTGCGGGATTCGACGTCACGGTGAGCGACTACTACGACGACGCGCTCGCGTTCGCCCGCGCGAACCTCGCGCGCGCCGGCCACGACGTCGTCGCGCGTCACCTCGACTGGCGCGCGCTCCCCGACGATCTGCCCACCTACGACGTCGTCGTCGCGTCGGACGTGCTGTACGAGCGGCCGTACGCGGAGCTCGTCGCGGCGGTGCTCGACCGCGCGCTCGCGCCGCGCGGCATCGCGCTCGTCGCCGACCCGGGGCGCCTCGCCGCGCCGGCGTTCGTCGAGGCCGCGCAGGCGAGGGGCTTCCGCGTGGACGGATCGTACGTGCGGCCGGTGCCGATCGGGGAGATCGTGCAGCGGATACGGATCTACACGCTGCAGCGGCGATGAGTCCAGTCGGCGCGTCGGCGCGCCGTCTCTCACTTCCTCGCTGCGGAGAGCTCCTCGTGATTGGCAAGCGGATCGACTGATCCGCGGATCGGTCGATCCGCTACCGAAAAACGAGGAGCTTCTTTCTTCTCCGGGAGGAGTCGTGAGGCGGCGCGCCTAACGCCCCGGCTCGCGCCGCTCGCGGAGAGCGGCGCGAGCCGGGGCGGGGCTCGCTTCAAGGGGCGTACCCCGAGGCGCGCTCAGCGCGGCGAACTCGTGGCGAGCCGCGACGCGACCACCTCCGAGACGTCGAGCACCGGCACCTCCGAGCCCTTCGCGGTGACGCCGTCGGTCACCATGGTCATGCAGAACGGGCACGCGACCGCGATCGCCTCGGCGCCGGTCGCGAGCAGCTCCTCGGTGCGCTCGATGTTGATGCGCTTCCCCGCCGTCTCCTCCATCCACATGCGGCCGCCGCCCGCGCCGCAGCACAGCCCGCGCGACCGCGTGCGCTTCGGCTCGACGAGGTTCACGACCGGGAGCGCGCGACGCAGCGTAGCACGGGGCGCGTCGTACACGTCGTTGTAGCGGCCGAGGTAGCACGAGTCGTGGTACACCATCGTGAGCCGGCTCGCGTGCTCGTCGCTCAGCGGGATGCGCCCGTCGGTGAGCAGGCGGTCGATGAACGTCGTGTGGTGGATGACCTCGTAGTTGCCGCCGAGCTGCGGGAACTCGTTGCCGATCTGGTGGAAACAGTGCGGGCAGAATGTGACGACCGTCTTCACCTCGTAGCGGTCGAGCGTCTCGATCGCGCCCTTCGCGAGCATCTGGTACAGGTACTCGTTGCCCATGCGGCGCGCCGGATCGCCGTTGCAGCTCTCCTCCTGACCGAGGATCGCGAAGTTCACCTTCGCCGCCTGCAGCACGCGCGCGAACGCGACCGTGATCTTTTTCGCGCGGTCGTCGAACGATCCCATGCAGCCCACCCAGAACAGGATCTCGGGCCGCTCACCGCGCTCGAACGCCTCGGCCATCGTCGGGATGTCGAGCCCCTCGGCCCACTCGGCGCGCGCGGCGGGGCTGAACGCCCACGGGCTCCCGTTCCGTTCCATCGACGTGAACGCCGGCTGCAGCTCCTCGGGGAAGCGCGACTCGGTGAGCACGAGCTCGCGCCGCAGCTCGTTGATGATGTCGAGCTGGTCGATCGAGACGGGACACTCCTGCACGCACGCGCGGCAGCTCGTGCACGCCCACAGCTCCTCCTCGGTGATGTAGTTGTCGAGGAGGCGGTTCTCGAGCGCCGCGGTCGGCGTGGCCGTGCCCGCGTCGGCGCCCTCGTGGTGCACGAGGTGCGGGTTGCGGAACTCGCCGACGTCGCCGACGACGAGCGGCGCCTTCTCCATGAGCCGCTGCCGCGTGTTGACGACGATCTTGCGCGGCGAGAGCACCTTGCCGGTGATGTTCGCCGGGCACGCCGCGGTGCAGCGGCCGCACTCGGTGCACGCGTACCCGTCGAGCAGGTTCTTCCACGTCAGGTGCTCGACGTCGCTCGCGCCGAACTGCTCCGCGTTCTCGTCCTCGAGGTCCATCGGCCGCATGACCTTCGGCCACGGGCCGCTCGTGTTCGACAGGAACGTGTTCGGCAGCGAGACGATGACGTGCAGGTGCTTCGAGTACGGCAGGTAGTTCAGGAAGCCGAGCACCAGGATCGCGTGCGTCCACCAGCTCACCGTGTGGAGCGTGCGCGCCGAGTCCGGCGACATGAAGCCGAGCGCCGCGCCGAGGCCGCGCGAGAGGAGACGCGCGCCGTTCACCTCGTCCGGCGCGTAGATCGACTCCGTGGCGCCGTTCAGCAGCAGCGTCACCATGAGCAGCCCGATCCAGCACAGGATCGCGACCGCCTCCCACCGATGCACCTCGTCGCCCTGCAGCCGCTTCGGCTTCAGCACGAGCCGGCGGTAGATCAGCCACGACACCGCGCCCAGCACGAGCAACGCGAAGAGCTCCTGCGACAGCCCGTACACGCCGTAGATCGGCGACGGCAGGAACCGCTGGTACGTGAACCCGCTCGAGATGCCCTGGATCAGGATCTCGATCGTGCCGATGGTGATGACGCAGAAGCCCCAGAAGACCGACGCGTGCATGAACCCCGCGGCCGGATCGCGCAGGATCTTGCTCTGGCCGAAGCCGATCGAGACGAGGTTCCAGAGCCGAGCCGACACGTCGTCGCCGCGCGGCTCCGGCTTGCCGACCGCCGTCATGTAGCCGTACAGCCGCTGCGCGTTGTAGGCGAAGAACGCGGCGGCGAGGACCAGAATCGCGAGGAAGACGGCGTTGGCGATCGTCAAGACGGGACCTCGTTGTTGTGGACAGGATGAACAGGACGGACAGGATGGACACCAACCACAAAGGCTCTCTTGTCGGTGTTCATCCTGTCCATCCTGTTCATCCTGTCAAAGAATGGTTCACCCGTGCTGCTTCGCCGCCCTCACCGCTTGCGTCAGCGCCGGCACCACGTCGAACACGTCGCCGACGATGCCGTAGTCGGCGATCTTGAAGATCGGCGCATCCTTGTCCTTGTTGATCGCGACGATCGTCTTCGCGGTGCGCATGCCGGCGAGGTGCTGGATGGCGCCGGAGATGCCGACGGCGACGTAGAGCTGCGGGCTCACCACGCGCCCCGTCTGGCCGATCTGCTCGGAGTGCGGCCGCCATCCCTCGTCGGTGACGGCGCGCGTCGCACCGACGGCGGCGTTGCCGAACGCGTCGGCGAGATCCTCGACGAGCTTGAAGTTCTCCGCCGCCTTCAGTCCGCGCCCGCCGGAGACGATCACCGGCGCCTCGCCGAGGTCGACCTTCCCCTTGCTCCCCTCGCGCAGCTCGACGACGCGCGCCTTCGACTGCGCGGGGTCGCCGACGGCCTGCACGGCCTCCACGCGGCCCGCCTTCGCGTTAGGCGCCGGCGTGATCGCGCCGAGTCGCACGCTCACCAGCGCGGGCGATGCGGCGATCGACAGCGTGCCGATCACCTTGCCCGTGTACATCGGGTGCTTCACGACGATCGCGCCCCCCTCGGCGGAAACGCTCGTGGCGTCGGCGGCGAGCGGCGCCCCGAGGCGTGCCGCGACGCGCGGCGCGAGCTCCTTGCCCTGCGCGGTCGCGCTGAACACCGCGGCGCGATAGCCGCCGCTCTTCACGCGCTCGGCGACGGTACGCGTGAGCGTCTCGGCGTCGTAGCGCGCGAGGGCCGGGTGCTCGACGACGAGCACGACGTCGGCGCCGACTTCGGCGAGCTTCTGCGCGACGCCACCGACGCCGGGCGCGCCGGCCACCATGGCGTGCACCTCGCCGCCGCCGGTCGCGTCGGCGAGCTGCCGCGCCGCGGTCACGGCCTCGAGCCCCGCCTTGCGCAGCTCACCGCCGCGCGTCTCCGCGAATGCGAACACGTTCGCCATCAGAGCACCTTCGCCTCGGTCTGGAGAAGTCGCACGAGCTCCGGCACCGCCGCGGCGCCCTCGCCCACGATGCGGCCGGCCGCGCGCTCGGCGGGCAGCTCCATCTTGGTCACCGTGACGCCCGCGGTGCCTAACTGCGCGGGCTTCGTCTCGAGCGGCTTCTTCTTCGCCGCCATGATGCCCTTCAGCGAGGGGAGCCGCTCCTTCGCGAGCCCCTCGTCGACGGTGATCACCGCAGGGAGCGAGAACTCCACGACCTCCACGCCGCCCTCCACCGCGCGCTGCGCGGTGCCCTTCCCGTTCGCGATGTCCAGCTTCGAGACGCCGGCGACGCACGCGACGTCGAGCAGCTCGCCGACCATCGGGCCGACGGTCTGCGCGTCGGAGTCGATCGCCTTCATGCCGAAGAAGATCACGTCGTAGCCGCCGCCTCTCAGCTCCGCGGCGAGTGCCTGGGCGATCGCGAGGCCGTCGGTGGGCATCCGGTCGGTCTTCAGCAGCACGCCCTTGTCGGCGCCCATCGACAGCGCCTTGCGGATCTGCTCCTGCGCGGCGTCGGTGCCGAGCGACACGACGGTGACCTCGCCGCCGGGATTCTTCTCGTTGAGCTGCAGCGCGGCTTCCACCGCCCACAGGTCGAAGTCGTTCACATCGAACTTCAGTCCGGTCTCGTCGACGCTCGCGCCGTCCTTGCCGACCGCGAACTTGACCTCCATCACCGGCACGCGCTTGATGCACACCGCAATCTTCACTGCGGACCCTCCCTGGGAGCTGGAATCGAGAACAGCGCCTCTAAGGTCGCCGGTTACCGAACGGTGTTCAACCCTGATGAGGCGGCGCTGAACCTCGGCGCTGAAAAAGCGGCGCTGGAACGGCGGCCCTGATACCGCGCGGGTCCAGAGCCGCCATTCCAGCGCCGCCTCACCAGCGCCGCGTCACCAGCGCCGCCTCACGAGCGCCGCCTCACGAGCGCGGCCTTTACCAGCGCGTCAGCTCCCCAGATTCGGGTTCGCGGCCCGCTCCACGTCGGGCAGCGGCCAGCACCGCTCGCTGCCGTACGTGCCCGCCTTCGCGATCGCGCCGCCCGCCGGATACGTCGCGCCCGGCGCCGGCACGAGCGGCGCGTTGAAGCGGCGCACGTCGAACCAGTGGTTGCCCTGGAGGAACAGCTCGCGGGCGCGCTCGGAGTAGAGCGTCCCCTGGAAGTCCGCGACCTCCGCGGCGGTCAGCGCGGGGAGCCCGATGCCGCTGCGCGCGCGGAGGCTGTTGAGGATCGCGACGCCCTGCGTGCCGCCGGTCGCCTCGGCGAGGATGAGCTGCGCCTCGATGCCCGACGCGATCGGGAGCGGCGTCGCGAGCGACGTGTACTTGCTCTGCGTGAACCAGCGGTTCGCCTGGTCGCTGTTCAGCCGGTTCTGATCGCCGACCTTCACGCGCGGGTCGGGCAGCCCGCCCACGGTGAGGTTGCGGTACGCGGGGGCGATCGTGACGCCGCCCGCGCCGCTGTTGTTCTCCGCGAACACGCGGTTGCTGAGGCGCGACACCGTCGCGTCGGCCACCGTGTTCAGCACGAAGCCCACCGGCACGAGCGCCGCATCGGCCGCGGCACCGGCCTTGTCGCCCTTGTCGATCTTCGCGCGCGCGCGGCCGACGTACGCCGCGTTCAGCGTCGTCTGGTCGTTCAGCGACTGCGCGACGGTGATGGCACGGGTGAAGCGGGCGATCGCGGAGTCCATCACCTGCGCGGTCTGCAGCTCGGGGCCGAGGTTCACCGCGGCCGAGCAGAAGCCCTCGCCGAGGAGCACGTACGAGAAGCCGGCGTAGAGCGCCGCCCGGGCGATCAGCTGCTGACGGTTAGGCACCTGCGCATCGGTCCACGTGTCCAGGTGCGAGAGCGCCTGGTCGGCGGAGAAGCGCGCGGTGCTGATCGGCGTGTAGACGCCGAGGCCCGTGCAGCTCGACGTGGCGTACTGCGCGTCGGTCGGCAGGATGTCGCGGCGGTCGAACGACCAGCGGGACGCGGTCTGCGACGCGTCGGCCAGCTCGCCCGACGAGAGCCCCGACGCGACGACGTAGCCGTTCAGCGCGCACGAGAAGTCGGCGACCGCGCTGTTGACGATGAGCTGCGCGTTCTGCGGCACGAGGAACTGCTCGTCGGCGAGGCGGCTCGG
This DNA window, taken from Gemmatirosa kalamazoonensis, encodes the following:
- a CDS encoding class I SAM-dependent methyltransferase; its protein translation is MSGPATGVPRDLAARFDVVDGVVRLGDTTFDVMRPRSAEDLISEDDFARDERLPYWADVWPSSIALGERLLQEHGAGCSLLELGCGVGVVALAAARAGFDVTVSDYYDDALAFARANLARAGHDVVARHLDWRALPDDLPTYDVVVASDVLYERPYAELVAAVLDRALAPRGIALVADPGRLAAPAFVEAAQARGFRVDGSYVRPVPIGEIVQRIRIYTLQRR
- a CDS encoding (Fe-S)-binding protein — translated: MTIANAVFLAILVLAAAFFAYNAQRLYGYMTAVGKPEPRGDDVSARLWNLVSIGFGQSKILRDPAAGFMHASVFWGFCVITIGTIEILIQGISSGFTYQRFLPSPIYGVYGLSQELFALLVLGAVSWLIYRRLVLKPKRLQGDEVHRWEAVAILCWIGLLMVTLLLNGATESIYAPDEVNGARLLSRGLGAALGFMSPDSARTLHTVSWWTHAILVLGFLNYLPYSKHLHVIVSLPNTFLSNTSGPWPKVMRPMDLEDENAEQFGASDVEHLTWKNLLDGYACTECGRCTAACPANITGKVLSPRKIVVNTRQRLMEKAPLVVGDVGEFRNPHLVHHEGADAGTATPTAALENRLLDNYITEEELWACTSCRACVQECPVSIDQLDIINELRRELVLTESRFPEELQPAFTSMERNGSPWAFSPAARAEWAEGLDIPTMAEAFERGERPEILFWVGCMGSFDDRAKKITVAFARVLQAAKVNFAILGQEESCNGDPARRMGNEYLYQMLAKGAIETLDRYEVKTVVTFCPHCFHQIGNEFPQLGGNYEVIHHTTFIDRLLTDGRIPLSDEHASRLTMVYHDSCYLGRYNDVYDAPRATLRRALPVVNLVEPKRTRSRGLCCGAGGGRMWMEETAGKRINIERTEELLATGAEAIAVACPFCMTMVTDGVTAKGSEVPVLDVSEVVASRLATSSPR
- a CDS encoding electron transfer flavoprotein subunit alpha/FixB family protein encodes the protein MANVFAFAETRGGELRKAGLEAVTAARQLADATGGGEVHAMVAGAPGVGGVAQKLAEVGADVVLVVEHPALARYDAETLTRTVAERVKSGGYRAAVFSATAQGKELAPRVAARLGAPLAADATSVSAEGGAIVVKHPMYTGKVIGTLSIAASPALVSVRLGAITPAPNAKAGRVEAVQAVGDPAQSKARVVELREGSKGKVDLGEAPVIVSGGRGLKAAENFKLVEDLADAFGNAAVGATRAVTDEGWRPHSEQIGQTGRVVSPQLYVAVGISGAIQHLAGMRTAKTIVAINKDKDAPIFKIADYGIVGDVFDVVPALTQAVRAAKQHG
- a CDS encoding electron transfer flavoprotein subunit beta/FixA family protein — protein: MKIAVCIKRVPVMEVKFAVGKDGASVDETGLKFDVNDFDLWAVEAALQLNEKNPGGEVTVVSLGTDAAQEQIRKALSMGADKGVLLKTDRMPTDGLAIAQALAAELRGGGYDVIFFGMKAIDSDAQTVGPMVGELLDVACVAGVSKLDIANGKGTAQRAVEGGVEVVEFSLPAVITVDEGLAKERLPSLKGIMAAKKKPLETKPAQLGTAGVTVTKMELPAERAAGRIVGEGAAAVPELVRLLQTEAKVL
- a CDS encoding RagB/SusD family nutrient uptake outer membrane protein; this encodes MTPNTHHAAPRRPRAGVGPAVLLLLLTAGAACSGTVDKLLSVTTPSRLADEQFLVPQNAQLIVNSAVADFSCALNGYVVASGLSSGELADASQTASRWSFDRRDILPTDAQYATSSCTGLGVYTPISTARFSADQALSHLDTWTDAQVPNRQQLIARAALYAGFSYVLLGEGFCSAAVNLGPELQTAQVMDSAIARFTRAITVAQSLNDQTTLNAAYVGRARAKIDKGDKAGAAADAALVPVGFVLNTVADATVSRLSNRVFAENNSGAGGVTIAPAYRNLTVGGLPDPRVKVGDQNRLNSDQANRWFTQSKYTSLATPLPIASGIEAQLILAEATGGTQGVAILNSLRARSGIGLPALTAAEVADFQGTLYSERARELFLQGNHWFDVRRFNAPLVPAPGATYPAGGAIAKAGTYGSERCWPLPDVERAANPNLGS